The sequence AAATCGCTTAGACCGAGCGCCGCAGCGGCTCGTGCCGCATCGAGGGGAAGCTCGGCCGGCACGCGCACATGGACGTCAGCATCCGGGAACCACGAGACATCTCCAGTAAGCAGGGCGGCTCGGAATATGAGCTCACCGGCCGGCAGCGCCTCGTCAGGATTTTGCAGCAGCCCAGCCTCCGCCAGCCATCTGTAGGCGGCGTCATACTGCGTAGGGCTGATGTCGCTGTACTCCGCGTGGGTGGTAAACAGCGCCCGGCACCTTGCTCGGCCGTTGAGGGGCAGCTTCTCAAGCCAGCGGAAAGCGGCTCGCAGGACGGGGTCAGGCGGTACGGGCACGGACGTGGCCCATCAGCGCCCGAAGGTCGGCCTCGTCAAGGCCGCCGCCGACGGCCGGTTCCTCATCGAGGTCGGAGAGCTGCCTCACGCCTGGATCGTCCAGCACTGTCCCCATGAAGTTGAGCTTTTCATCCAGCCGCAGCTTCACGACGTCGTCAATGGTCTGCTCTGATGCCAGGACGGTGATCCGGGTCTCTGCCTCGGGAGACAGGCCGAGGCGGTGGATCCGGTCCATGCTTTGCAGGAAGCGGCCAGCAGCAAAGTCCCGGTCGACGTACACCGCGTCGTGGCAGCACTGGTGGAGGCTGATGCCCTCGCCGAGGGTCGCCGGGTTCGAAAGCAGCACCATGCAGTCGGGGTCGTTGCGGAAGCGATCGATCTCCGCCTGGCGGTCCTCTGTACCGCCGTGGACCAGCGCCGGCCGGAACCTTTTCAATATGCGTTCGAGGGTGTTGAGGCTGCGGATAAAGGTAGACCACACCAGGGTTTTCCGTCCCTGAGCAGCGTTCGCGTCCACGATGGCCAGTGCTTCCCGGTACTTCGGCGAGAGCTCGTAGCTTGGCAGGTCCCGCAGAAGGTCGAACAGCGGTGTCCCCTTCGGCACCTGCAGCGGCGGAACCTGGTATTCCAGCGGCTCATAGCGGGTGGTTCCTGTGTGCAGAAGCGCGGGGCTGGTCGCGGCCATTAGCAAGTAGACCGTGATCTTCCCCCAGGCTAGGAAGTCGGCCTCCGACCCAGTGGCGCGCGCGGAGAACCTGCCGACGAGTGCTTCGTAGATCTCGTTGTGCAGGAGCGGCATCTCCAGCGGTGTGATCTTGGTGCTGACCGGGGGGAGGCCCAACTCGTGCTTCGTCGTACGGACGAACAGTGGGCGGAGGGCCTCGCTCGCCTTTGCGAGGTCACCGCCGCCGACGGCTTGGACCACTTGCTGGCGGCCGAAGCCCGGCCACACGAAACCGAGCAGGTTCTCCAGATCCTTGGCACCGTTGGGTGCTGGTGTACCCGTCAGAATGAGTCTGCGTCGGGCCAAAGGGCCGAGGGCTAGGCATGCTGATCCGTAGACGCCCCGGACTCCAGCCTTCATCCGGTGGGCTTCGTCCAACAGCAGCAGGGACGGCCTCATCGAAAGCCACGAA is a genomic window of Actinomadura citrea containing:
- a CDS encoding DEAD/DEAH box helicase, which translates into the protein MNVDAVTGLSLEIGFGDDAVTARLHARKDRASDLRRLALRFQSGVQRTPTILDVELDDLLSNLRALSMWPEPKTVHWEPQLANLARDSTADAQTVAQRLASPPSAAVEVAPEGLRDLLGPLWTGNLTSFQRRDIVKLLSLRHGANFSVPGAGKTRVGLAVFQALRQQGDVERLLVVGPKSAYESWLYENKVCFSRPLRMSLYGKAPDPSADALIINYERLDGALDELGSWLSMRPSLLLLDEAHRMKAGVRGVYGSACLALGPLARRRLILTGTPAPNGAKDLENLLGFVWPGFGRQQVVQAVGGGDLAKASEALRPLFVRTTKHELGLPPVSTKITPLEMPLLHNEIYEALVGRFSARATGSEADFLAWGKITVYLLMAATSPALLHTGTTRYEPLEYQVPPLQVPKGTPLFDLLRDLPSYELSPKYREALAIVDANAAQGRKTLVWSTFIRSLNTLERILKRFRPALVHGGTEDRQAEIDRFRNDPDCMVLLSNPATLGEGISLHQCCHDAVYVDRDFAAGRFLQSMDRIHRLGLSPEAETRITVLASEQTIDDVVKLRLDEKLNFMGTVLDDPGVRQLSDLDEEPAVGGGLDEADLRALMGHVRARTA